In Erigeron canadensis isolate Cc75 chromosome 6, C_canadensis_v1, whole genome shotgun sequence, the following are encoded in one genomic region:
- the LOC122604276 gene encoding uncharacterized protein LOC122604276, which yields MDFGDSSGSSNGHDDYEDRVHNVILRVAQLVQRRLADQPAPIIHQRVPVDRNRIEAQARLMHDYFDDQPRYNARLFRKKFRMTKPLFMRIVGDLEARYPYFQTRYDRAGRRGFAGVQKCTSAIRQLAYSMNSDFLDEYLQMPERTSREACLKFCIVSFSANGNHYEKGYYLGDDIYPEYATFVKTFSDPIDEKRRLFKKKQESALMGI from the exons ATGGATTTCGGTGATTCATCTGGATCTTCTAACGGTCACGACGATTACGAAGATCGTGTCCATAATGTCATTCTTCGAGTTGCCCAACTAGTTCAAAGGCGGCTTGCTGACCAACCTGCCCCAATCATTCACCAAAGGGTACCAGTTGACCGTAATCGTATTGAAGCACAAGCGCGTTTGATGCATGACTACTTTGATGATCAACCGCGATACAACGCGAGACTTTTCAGAAAAAAGTTTCGTATGACAAAACCTTTATTTATGCGGATAGTTGGTGATTTGGAGGCTAGGTACCCATATTTTCAGACGAGATATGACCGGGCTGGGAGAAGAGGGTTCGCCGGCGTACAGAAATGTACATCTGCAATTCGCCAATTGGCATACAGCATGAATAGTGATTTCCTTGACGAGTATTTGCAGATGCCTGAGCGAACTTCAAGGGAAGCGTGTCTAAAATTTTGTATCG TTTCGTTTTCTGCAAATGGAAACCATTACGAGAAGGGCTACTATTTGGGCGACGACATCTATCCTGAATATGCTACATTTGTGAAGACGTTTTCCGACCCGATTGATGAAAAAAGAAggctttttaagaaaaaacaagagTCGGCACTAATGGGTATTTAG